In a single window of the Rhineura floridana isolate rRhiFlo1 chromosome 3, rRhiFlo1.hap2, whole genome shotgun sequence genome:
- the IER3 gene encoding radiation-inducible immediate-early gene IEX-1, translated as MNTLCGTTTMCYPCESRLPALKVPTVPSRPVPTGPQYFTFDPLPEVKKSPAHRNLSKTNRIKKKSRRVLYPRVVKRYYPTEEPNYTKRLLFILLTIIFFQVYSAEEDFPLMEASLSAEENISGCSTEVKESPGEILLLQQPITSALSLEITEAANATGWNWGDEEASASAVDITQFLEQSPAAF; from the exons ATGAATACCTTGTGTGGCACGACAACTATGTGCTATCCTTGTGAGTCCAGGCTGCCCGCACTAAAGGTGCCCACGGTACCTAGCAGGCCAGTGCCCACTGGGCCCCAGTACTTCACTTTTGATCCTCTCCCAGAAGTCAAGAAGAGTCCAGCTCACAGGAACCTCTCAAAGACAAACAGGATCAAGAAGAAATCCCGGAGAGTTCTTTATCCCCGAGTG GTGAAACGCTACTATCCCACTGAGGAGCCCAACTACACCAAACGCCTTCTCTTCATCCTTCTCACCATCATCTTCTTCCAAGTCTACAGTGCTGAAGAAGACTTCCCTCTCATGGAAGCCTCCCTGAGTGCAGAGGAAAACATCTCCGGTTGCTCTACAGAGGTGAAGGAATCCCCGGGTGAGATCCTCCTTCTGCAGCAGCCTATCACTTCAGCACTCTCCTTGGAAATCACAGAGGCAGCCAATGCCACTGGCTGGAACTGGGGAGATGAGGAGGCATCCGCATCTGCCGTTGACATCACCCAGTTTTTGGAGCAGAGCCCAGCTGCTTTCTGA